In one Halichondria panicea chromosome 4, odHalPani1.1, whole genome shotgun sequence genomic region, the following are encoded:
- the LOC135335416 gene encoding uncharacterized protein LOC135335416 isoform X1, whose amino-acid sequence MDEEKLEEQARLPEYDSASTPMMREIQEESAFDLSQSPNHSLTPEEESYLKQDSPLTPTTEPSSPYQDIDDTEPSSFCRQDPYQEYSEQARLQESDSTPTPKKRCLREIQEEGRSQSSNHNLSSEEDSDLKQESAFDPWPSSNHSLSSEEDSDLKQEESAFDLLSQSPTHSLTPYEDSDEDSCLKQEEEIDDSLSQKDATDLEKEQQESDLQSTPRQSIQVTPKPSLHKMQGAEGCANTGPERLTEPYSSKPVYTPKRTRQYTRQYETKVLMTSTDTDTDTGSDRESEYFPTPLRQFKIKLPALPDIPNNCTIAEMRQVDSFIQKVSRGCKRTGCRGGLIPVEARTQQMGGAARIIYRCKRCSKYYTFDSAILPDHPTTRQSKLSRALQVAFITAGCTHATYRKVLDILGMAAVSFPTFMQTIRDMHPVVEEMVEEMCSREKERMKNMSQEQLGSWTRAVTTADGVWHTRGFFSKNSTFTIRNYFNGALLYFIHLCQKGRDHIIEEPLYKGTSKSTEGYSATQLMNVARTEGLNIEVHWQDGDSSSSKRVLEVFPGAKIMLCGGHAAKSHLKLLMVRGKQKKFTAALQDREKKFFPEVVNVECHCKSKNCKAGCGCLTDVFCQRSRNSFSTILSTCESASDFSRRLSHLTHHVQDEHQWEEEQTCEKHYLTTCKECEFESDGVVARQCDFHPLTLCNCGECADKNHHECEGKLYRTKEVLRCPFHLLAYKIECLTRTKMADKLVHPILKRGHSNWLESSHSVLIRFRQKHVFLERLHYIVSTNLGLLQANMTHEYQQQGADYHWKTELYKKLNLPLYEGVQEVLSKQNQQRKKVLDGVKTEKTKKRRVQLKKLRVIDRQQRILWTDQHGRDTYGTPDGDDSDIECYDGVPDEHDVVTTDSDDSDVECYDGVPDEHNFVTSDGDAHSDHEIPDEHVSECNCNTLTTAHKHISEPHINDRTNAAQPEPQPEPQINDRTNATQPHINEPPSGVNTDCGNLLGSNLDKTDRLEVGMYVYLHSSRFGEQHLLCRIAKKVGNLFRLYCGGGILNASYSPEVLTISLSDSNHSLSLGNWRTSPKISLAAAALEAACLAKCKCVIPKPVVVDISEDDGPTTAATSEKVWMENCLYKLTIAEKEEVVSSCGWLNDRVITAAQLLMLQHSPLMEGLQPPTLAQRQAFDCHKDQIFVQIIIVGNSHWCVVSNVGCDEGTVNVYDTIFARPSNITVRVVCSLVSCSTPTLSINMMDVQRQSNGSDCGVLAIAIAFELCCHRDPCIQKFGNTVSIRSHLARCLEDCKLTTFSTGIRRCRNRVKFSKQVEIACLCREPKDKQSMVKCKNCKAWFHKHCCRETTQVVVPWACTFCRN is encoded by the exons ATGGACGAAGAG aAACTTGAAGAACAGGCCAGGCTGCCAGAGTACGACTCGGCCTCTACTCCAATGATGCGAGAGATACAG GAGGAGAGTGCCTTTGACCTGTCGCAGAGTCCTAACCACAGCCTCACTCCAGAGGAGGAATCTTACCTGAAACAG GACTCACCTCTCACCCCAACAACCGAGCCATCCAGCCCATATcag GACATTGATGACACCGAGCCATCCAGCTTCTGCCGTCAAGACCCATATCAG GAGTACTCTGAACAGGCCAGGCTGCAAGAGTCCGACTCCACCCCTACTCCAAAGAAGAGATGTCTGCGAGAGATACAG GAGGAGGGTCGGTCGCAGAGTTCTAACCACAACCTCAGTTCAGAGGAGGATTCTGACCTGAAACAG GAGAGTGCCTTCGACCCGTGGCCGAGTTCTAACCACAGCCTCAGTTCAGAGGAGGATTCTGACCTGAAACAG GAGGAGAGTGCCTTTGACCTCCTGTCGCAGAGTCCTACCCACAGCCTCACTCCATATGAAGATTCAGATGAAGATTCTTGCCTGAAACAG GAGGAGGAAATTGACGACAGCCTCTCTCAAAAAGACGCCACTGATCTGGAGAAG GAGCAACAGGAGTCCGATTTACAATCAACTCCAAGACAAAGCATTCAAGTCACACCCAAACCAAGCCTGCACAAAATGCAGGGAGCAGAG GGATGCGCAAACACGGGACCGGAAAGGCTCACAGAACCGTATAGCTCAAAACCTGTGTATACACCAAAAAGAACACGTCAGTATACACGTCAGTATGAAACAAAG GTATTGATGACTTCAACCGATACCGATACCGATACCGGGTCAGACAGAGAATCGGAGTACTTTCCAACACCACTACGACAGTTTAAAATCAAGCTGCCCGCTTTACCAGATATTCCAAACAATTGCACAATCGCAGAGATGCGACAGGTGGACAGCTTCATTCAAAAGGTcagcagaggctgcaaaagaACGGGCTGCCGTGGAGGGCTTATTCCTGTTGAAGCGAGAACTCAGCAAATGGGAGGAGCGGCACGAATAATCTATAGATGCAAGAGATGCTCAAAGTATTATACTTTTGACAGTGCCATTCTTCCGGATCACCCCACAACCAGACAGAGCAAACTCAGCAGGGCACTACAGGTGGCCTTCATTACAGCAGGATGCACACATGCAACATACAGGAAGGTGCTTGATATCCTTGGCATGGCGGCAGTGTCCTTTCCGACATTTATGCAAACTATAAGGGATATGCACCCTGTAGTGGAGGAAATGGTCGAGGAAATGTGCTCAAGAGAGAAAGAAAGAATGAAAAACATGAGCCAGGAACAACTCGGATCATGGACACGAGCTGTTACTACTGCCGATGGTGTCTGGCACACGCGTGGTTTCTTTAGCAAAAATTCCACATTCACCATACGAAACTACTTCAACGGAGCACTGCTATATTTTATACATCTGTGCCAAAAAGGCCGAGACCACATCATCGAAGAACCGCTGTACAAAGGCACATCTAAGTCAACTGAAGGGTACAGTGCAACACAATTGATGAATGTGGCACGCACAGAGGGTTTGAACATTGAAGTCCACTGGCAAGATGGCGACTCTTCTTCGAGCAAACGTGTCTTAGAAGTGTTTCCCGGTGCCAAAATCATGTTGTGCGGAGGTCATGCTGCAAAGTCTCACCTCAAGCTACTGATGGTTCGAGGCAAGCAAAAGAAGTTCACTGCCGCACTACAAGACAGGGAGAAAAAATTTTTTCCAGAAGTTGTTAATGTCGAGTGTCACTGCAAATCCAAAAATTGTAAGGCAGGATGCGGATGTCTGACAGACGTGTTCTGCCAGCGTTCGAGAAATAGCTTCTCCACCATACTGTCGACCTGCGAGTCTGCCTCTGACTTCTCAAGACGACTCAGTCATCTAACACACCACGTACAGGATGAGCACCAATGGGAGGAAGAACAAACATGTGAAAAACACTATCTAACCACCTGTAAAGAATGCGAGTTCGAATCTGACGGAGTGGTTGCTCGACAGTGTGACTTTCACCCCCTTACACTATGTAACTGCGGCGAGTGTGCCGATAAAAATCACCACGAGTGTGAAGGGAAACTGTATCGTACGAAAGAGGTATTACGTTGCCCCTTTCACCTACTAGCATACAAAATTGAGTGCCTGACGAGAACAAAAATGGCCGACAAGCTAGTCCACCCCATCCTGAAGCGTGGCCACTCCAATTGGCTCGAGAGTTCACACAGTGTTCTGATACGATTTAGACAAAAGCACGTATTCTTAGAGAGGCTCCATTACATTGTCTCAACCAACCTCGGCCTATTGCAAGCCAACATGACACACGAGTATCAACAACAGGGGGCTGACTATCACTGGAAAACCGAGCTCTACAAAAAACTGAATCTACCATTGTACGAAGGTGTACAAGAGGTGTTGTCCAAGCAAAATCAACAGAGGAAGAAAGTACTTGACGGAGTCAAAACAGAAAAGACCAAAAAACGACGAGTGCAGCTGAAGAAGCTAAGAGTGATAGATCGACAGCAACGCATTCTCTGGACAGACCAACATGGACGTGACACATACGGCACTCCTGATGGTGATGACTCAGACATAGAGTGTTACGACGGTGTCCCAGACGAGCATGATGTTGTCACTACTGATAGTGATGACTCAGACGTAGAGTGTTACGATGGTGTCCCAGATGAGCATAATTTTGTCACTTCTGATGGTGATGCACATAGTGACCATGAGATTCCAGACGAGCATGTCAGTGAATGCAATTGCAATACTTTGACAACAGCTCACAAACACATCAGCGAACCACACATCAACGATCGAACCAATGCAGCGCAACCCGAACCACAACCCGAACCACAAATCAACGATCGAACCAATGCAACACAACCCCACATCAACGAACCGCCATCGGGTGTGAACACAgattgtggtaatctacttgGCAGTAATCTAGACAAGACGGACAGGCTAGAGGTTGGCATGTACGTTTATCTTCACAGCAGTCGTTTTGGAGAGCAACACCTTCTCTGTCGGATTGCTAAAAAAGTAGGCAATCTTTTTCGGTTGTATTGTGGCGGTGGTATTCTTAACGCAAGCTATTCCCCAGAAGTGTTGACAATTTCTTTGAGTGACAGTAACCACAGCCTTTCACTAGGGAATTGGCGCACTTCTCCAAAAATCTCTTTGGCTGCTGCCGCCCTTGAAGctgcctgccttgctaagtgcAAGTGTGTCATTCCCAAACCTGTCGTTGTAGACATTTCCGAAGATGATGGCCCTACCACAGCTGCTACAAGTGAAAAAGTATGGATGGAGAACTGTTTATACAAATTAACCATCGCAGAAAAGGAAGAGGTAGTATCTTCTTGTGGTTGGCTCAATGACAGGGTCATCACTGCTGCTCAGCTATTAATGCTACAGCACTCTCCTTTGATGGAGGGATTGCAACCACCTACGCTTGCACAGCGTCAGGCCTTCGATTGTCACAAGGATCAGATCTTTGTGCAAATTATCATTGTTGGTAACAGTCACTGGTGTGTTGTATCGAATGTGGGCTGTGACGAAGGTACGGTGAATGTGTATGACACGATATTTGCTAGACCTTCGAATATCACCGTACGGGTTGTATGTAGCCTTGTCTCCTGTTCAACGCCCACACTATCCATCAATATGATGGATGTTCAGAGGCAGTCAAATGGATCAGACTGTGGTGTGCTTGCGATTGCTATCGCTTTCGAACTCTGCTGCCATAGAGATCCATGTATCCAGAAATTTGGCAACACAGTTTCTATTCGATCTCATCTTGCCAGGTGCCTTGAAGACTGCAAGCTTACCACATTTAGCACAGGAATTCGTAGGTGCCGAAACAGGGTTAAATTTTCAAAGCAGGTTGAAATTGCTTGTTTATGTCGAGAACCCAAAGATAAACAATCGATGGTGAAGTGCAAAAACTGTAAAGCCTGGTTCCATAAGCACTGTTGCAGGGAAACCACACAAGTTGTAGTTCCCTGGGCCTGTACATTTTGTAGAAACTAA
- the LOC135335416 gene encoding uncharacterized protein LOC135335416 isoform X3: protein MAEFKFMQDSPLTPTTEPSSPYQDIDDTEPSSFCRQDPYQEYSEQARLQESDSTPTPKKRCLREIQEEGRSQSSNHNLSSEEDSDLKQESAFDPWPSSNHSLSSEEDSDLKQEESAFDLLSQSPTHSLTPYEDSDEDSCLKQEEEIDDSLSQKDATDLEKEQQESDLQSTPRQSIQVTPKPSLHKMQGAEGCANTGPERLTEPYSSKPVYTPKRTRQYTRQYETKVLMTSTDTDTDTGSDRESEYFPTPLRQFKIKLPALPDIPNNCTIAEMRQVDSFIQKVSRGCKRTGCRGGLIPVEARTQQMGGAARIIYRCKRCSKYYTFDSAILPDHPTTRQSKLSRALQVAFITAGCTHATYRKVLDILGMAAVSFPTFMQTIRDMHPVVEEMVEEMCSREKERMKNMSQEQLGSWTRAVTTADGVWHTRGFFSKNSTFTIRNYFNGALLYFIHLCQKGRDHIIEEPLYKGTSKSTEGYSATQLMNVARTEGLNIEVHWQDGDSSSSKRVLEVFPGAKIMLCGGHAAKSHLKLLMVRGKQKKFTAALQDREKKFFPEVVNVECHCKSKNCKAGCGCLTDVFCQRSRNSFSTILSTCESASDFSRRLSHLTHHVQDEHQWEEEQTCEKHYLTTCKECEFESDGVVARQCDFHPLTLCNCGECADKNHHECEGKLYRTKEVLRCPFHLLAYKIECLTRTKMADKLVHPILKRGHSNWLESSHSVLIRFRQKHVFLERLHYIVSTNLGLLQANMTHEYQQQGADYHWKTELYKKLNLPLYEGVQEVLSKQNQQRKKVLDGVKTEKTKKRRVQLKKLRVIDRQQRILWTDQHGRDTYGTPDGDDSDIECYDGVPDEHDVVTTDSDDSDVECYDGVPDEHNFVTSDGDAHSDHEIPDEHVSECNCNTLTTAHKHISEPHINDRTNAAQPEPQPEPQINDRTNATQPHINEPPSGVNTDCGNLLGSNLDKTDRLEVGMYVYLHSSRFGEQHLLCRIAKKVGNLFRLYCGGGILNASYSPEVLTISLSDSNHSLSLGNWRTSPKISLAAAALEAACLAKCKCVIPKPVVVDISEDDGPTTAATSEKVWMENCLYKLTIAEKEEVVSSCGWLNDRVITAAQLLMLQHSPLMEGLQPPTLAQRQAFDCHKDQIFVQIIIVGNSHWCVVSNVGCDEGTVNVYDTIFARPSNITVRVVCSLVSCSTPTLSINMMDVQRQSNGSDCGVLAIAIAFELCCHRDPCIQKFGNTVSIRSHLARCLEDCKLTTFSTGIRRCRNRVKFSKQVEIACLCREPKDKQSMVKCKNCKAWFHKHCCRETTQVVVPWACTFCRN, encoded by the exons atggcagagttcaagtttatgcag GACTCACCTCTCACCCCAACAACCGAGCCATCCAGCCCATATcag GACATTGATGACACCGAGCCATCCAGCTTCTGCCGTCAAGACCCATATCAG GAGTACTCTGAACAGGCCAGGCTGCAAGAGTCCGACTCCACCCCTACTCCAAAGAAGAGATGTCTGCGAGAGATACAG GAGGAGGGTCGGTCGCAGAGTTCTAACCACAACCTCAGTTCAGAGGAGGATTCTGACCTGAAACAG GAGAGTGCCTTCGACCCGTGGCCGAGTTCTAACCACAGCCTCAGTTCAGAGGAGGATTCTGACCTGAAACAG GAGGAGAGTGCCTTTGACCTCCTGTCGCAGAGTCCTACCCACAGCCTCACTCCATATGAAGATTCAGATGAAGATTCTTGCCTGAAACAG GAGGAGGAAATTGACGACAGCCTCTCTCAAAAAGACGCCACTGATCTGGAGAAG GAGCAACAGGAGTCCGATTTACAATCAACTCCAAGACAAAGCATTCAAGTCACACCCAAACCAAGCCTGCACAAAATGCAGGGAGCAGAG GGATGCGCAAACACGGGACCGGAAAGGCTCACAGAACCGTATAGCTCAAAACCTGTGTATACACCAAAAAGAACACGTCAGTATACACGTCAGTATGAAACAAAG GTATTGATGACTTCAACCGATACCGATACCGATACCGGGTCAGACAGAGAATCGGAGTACTTTCCAACACCACTACGACAGTTTAAAATCAAGCTGCCCGCTTTACCAGATATTCCAAACAATTGCACAATCGCAGAGATGCGACAGGTGGACAGCTTCATTCAAAAGGTcagcagaggctgcaaaagaACGGGCTGCCGTGGAGGGCTTATTCCTGTTGAAGCGAGAACTCAGCAAATGGGAGGAGCGGCACGAATAATCTATAGATGCAAGAGATGCTCAAAGTATTATACTTTTGACAGTGCCATTCTTCCGGATCACCCCACAACCAGACAGAGCAAACTCAGCAGGGCACTACAGGTGGCCTTCATTACAGCAGGATGCACACATGCAACATACAGGAAGGTGCTTGATATCCTTGGCATGGCGGCAGTGTCCTTTCCGACATTTATGCAAACTATAAGGGATATGCACCCTGTAGTGGAGGAAATGGTCGAGGAAATGTGCTCAAGAGAGAAAGAAAGAATGAAAAACATGAGCCAGGAACAACTCGGATCATGGACACGAGCTGTTACTACTGCCGATGGTGTCTGGCACACGCGTGGTTTCTTTAGCAAAAATTCCACATTCACCATACGAAACTACTTCAACGGAGCACTGCTATATTTTATACATCTGTGCCAAAAAGGCCGAGACCACATCATCGAAGAACCGCTGTACAAAGGCACATCTAAGTCAACTGAAGGGTACAGTGCAACACAATTGATGAATGTGGCACGCACAGAGGGTTTGAACATTGAAGTCCACTGGCAAGATGGCGACTCTTCTTCGAGCAAACGTGTCTTAGAAGTGTTTCCCGGTGCCAAAATCATGTTGTGCGGAGGTCATGCTGCAAAGTCTCACCTCAAGCTACTGATGGTTCGAGGCAAGCAAAAGAAGTTCACTGCCGCACTACAAGACAGGGAGAAAAAATTTTTTCCAGAAGTTGTTAATGTCGAGTGTCACTGCAAATCCAAAAATTGTAAGGCAGGATGCGGATGTCTGACAGACGTGTTCTGCCAGCGTTCGAGAAATAGCTTCTCCACCATACTGTCGACCTGCGAGTCTGCCTCTGACTTCTCAAGACGACTCAGTCATCTAACACACCACGTACAGGATGAGCACCAATGGGAGGAAGAACAAACATGTGAAAAACACTATCTAACCACCTGTAAAGAATGCGAGTTCGAATCTGACGGAGTGGTTGCTCGACAGTGTGACTTTCACCCCCTTACACTATGTAACTGCGGCGAGTGTGCCGATAAAAATCACCACGAGTGTGAAGGGAAACTGTATCGTACGAAAGAGGTATTACGTTGCCCCTTTCACCTACTAGCATACAAAATTGAGTGCCTGACGAGAACAAAAATGGCCGACAAGCTAGTCCACCCCATCCTGAAGCGTGGCCACTCCAATTGGCTCGAGAGTTCACACAGTGTTCTGATACGATTTAGACAAAAGCACGTATTCTTAGAGAGGCTCCATTACATTGTCTCAACCAACCTCGGCCTATTGCAAGCCAACATGACACACGAGTATCAACAACAGGGGGCTGACTATCACTGGAAAACCGAGCTCTACAAAAAACTGAATCTACCATTGTACGAAGGTGTACAAGAGGTGTTGTCCAAGCAAAATCAACAGAGGAAGAAAGTACTTGACGGAGTCAAAACAGAAAAGACCAAAAAACGACGAGTGCAGCTGAAGAAGCTAAGAGTGATAGATCGACAGCAACGCATTCTCTGGACAGACCAACATGGACGTGACACATACGGCACTCCTGATGGTGATGACTCAGACATAGAGTGTTACGACGGTGTCCCAGACGAGCATGATGTTGTCACTACTGATAGTGATGACTCAGACGTAGAGTGTTACGATGGTGTCCCAGATGAGCATAATTTTGTCACTTCTGATGGTGATGCACATAGTGACCATGAGATTCCAGACGAGCATGTCAGTGAATGCAATTGCAATACTTTGACAACAGCTCACAAACACATCAGCGAACCACACATCAACGATCGAACCAATGCAGCGCAACCCGAACCACAACCCGAACCACAAATCAACGATCGAACCAATGCAACACAACCCCACATCAACGAACCGCCATCGGGTGTGAACACAgattgtggtaatctacttgGCAGTAATCTAGACAAGACGGACAGGCTAGAGGTTGGCATGTACGTTTATCTTCACAGCAGTCGTTTTGGAGAGCAACACCTTCTCTGTCGGATTGCTAAAAAAGTAGGCAATCTTTTTCGGTTGTATTGTGGCGGTGGTATTCTTAACGCAAGCTATTCCCCAGAAGTGTTGACAATTTCTTTGAGTGACAGTAACCACAGCCTTTCACTAGGGAATTGGCGCACTTCTCCAAAAATCTCTTTGGCTGCTGCCGCCCTTGAAGctgcctgccttgctaagtgcAAGTGTGTCATTCCCAAACCTGTCGTTGTAGACATTTCCGAAGATGATGGCCCTACCACAGCTGCTACAAGTGAAAAAGTATGGATGGAGAACTGTTTATACAAATTAACCATCGCAGAAAAGGAAGAGGTAGTATCTTCTTGTGGTTGGCTCAATGACAGGGTCATCACTGCTGCTCAGCTATTAATGCTACAGCACTCTCCTTTGATGGAGGGATTGCAACCACCTACGCTTGCACAGCGTCAGGCCTTCGATTGTCACAAGGATCAGATCTTTGTGCAAATTATCATTGTTGGTAACAGTCACTGGTGTGTTGTATCGAATGTGGGCTGTGACGAAGGTACGGTGAATGTGTATGACACGATATTTGCTAGACCTTCGAATATCACCGTACGGGTTGTATGTAGCCTTGTCTCCTGTTCAACGCCCACACTATCCATCAATATGATGGATGTTCAGAGGCAGTCAAATGGATCAGACTGTGGTGTGCTTGCGATTGCTATCGCTTTCGAACTCTGCTGCCATAGAGATCCATGTATCCAGAAATTTGGCAACACAGTTTCTATTCGATCTCATCTTGCCAGGTGCCTTGAAGACTGCAAGCTTACCACATTTAGCACAGGAATTCGTAGGTGCCGAAACAGGGTTAAATTTTCAAAGCAGGTTGAAATTGCTTGTTTATGTCGAGAACCCAAAGATAAACAATCGATGGTGAAGTGCAAAAACTGTAAAGCCTGGTTCCATAAGCACTGTTGCAGGGAAACCACACAAGTTGTAGTTCCCTGGGCCTGTACATTTTGTAGAAACTAA